The stretch of DNA CCAACAATAGTTTGATTGAAGTTAAAGCCTTCGCCACGGGGTAGGGGTTTGATTTCCAGGTATACGTCGCCGAATTGCCCGTGTCCGCCGCTTTGGTGCTTGTAGCGCCCGTGAACTGAGGGGGCAGTTTTGCGGATGGTTTCTTTGTAGGGAACTCGCGGCAGATGGGTTGTCATCGGCAGGTTGTATTTGCGCCGCAGTCGGTCGAGAGCAACTTGCAGGTGAATGTCGCCTTGTCCCCAGAGGATGACTTCGTGAGTGTCGCCGTGTTGTTCCCAGGCGAGGGACGGATCTTCTTCTAGCAGTTTGCCTATGGCGCTGCTGAGTTTAACTTCGTCGTTGCGCTTTTCGGGCGCGATCGCCATTGCGTATACTGGGGAAGTCTGCTCGGCTTTCGGTAATTCGGTTGCCAATTGTGCATCGGCTGTCAAGGTATCGCCTGTTTTAATTGCTTCCAAGCGTCCCAGTGCCACAATTTCACCAGCTTGGGCTTGTGTGACAGTTTGCTGTTGCTGTCCCATCAAGCGGTACAATCCGCCAGCACGAACCCCATTCAGGACAATTCCATCTGTTAACGTACCTTGCCAAACCCGCACGAGGGAGAGTTTCCCACCTTGGGGAGTGTAATAGGTTTTAATAACTTGCGCTAAGGGAGCATCGGCGTGGAGAACAATTCCCCGACGTTCCGCAGTAGTTGCGGGATCTGGTGCTTCTCGCAATAAAGCTTCCAACAGCGGTCGCACTCCATAATCTTGCTCAGCAACCCCCAGGAACACAGGCACAATTAAATCTGCCCCTAACTCCATTTTCAAGTCTTGGATAATTTCTTCTTGGGGCGGGTTAATTTCCTCTAGCAGTTCTTCTAGCAAGTGGTCGTCAAAATCTGCCAATGCTTCCAGCATCTCTGTGCGTGCTGCTTGCTCTTGTTCCTTCAAGTCTTCTGGCATTGGCACCGGGTCAGCTGGCGCACCCGGATGGTAATGATAAGCTTGTTCGCTCACCAAGTCGATAAATCCGGTCAGTTGTTCGCCTTGACCGATGGGATACTGGTGTGGGACGATCGGGCGGCTGGAAACCGTTTTCAGGGCGTTTAGCACGTCCATGAAGTTGTTATTCGCCCGATCCATTTTGTTGATGAAGACTAGGTGCGGGATTTCCCAGTCGTCGAGAAATTTGAATAAAGGTGCGAGGGTGAGGACGCGATTGGTGTGCGGTTCGCAGACTACAATCGCTGCATCCACGCCAATGAGAGCGTTATAGGTTTCTTGTGCAAATTCTACCGAGCCGGGACAATCTACAAAAGTGAAGCGGACACCGCCGTACTCTGTGCTGGCAGCGCATACCTCTACACTCATCTGGCGATCGCGTGCTTCTTGGGAACTATCTGCCACCGTGTTACGGTCTACAGTACGTCCTTTGCGGGAAATTGTCCCACTGACGAACAGCAAGCTTTCCAGTAATGTAGTTTTGCCACTTAAATACGGGCCGACAATTGCAACATTTCGTGTCCCGGAAACGACTTTTTCGTTCATAATTCACCTCCAAGGAAAAAAGGAGAGAAGCAGATTGACACCATTGGCAATCGGCGGGATGTTCCCGCTCTCCTTTCTGGGTGCCATTCACTGCTTGTTAGCTGTATGGATTTATTGATCCCTGACTGTGAGATTAGCGCGTTTGACTTCCCGGAAATGAAAGTTGCAATTTCTTTTAAAGCAAACTCACCCAAAAATTAACTTAGATAAATTACTATTAAATCAGCGTAAATTTTATCAATAAATGAAACATATTAAAAAGTATTTGTTAGAAAAATACTGGATATCAGGTCAACAAGCGTAACAATTGTAAACAAAAAGGTGACTCGAAAAATGGGAAGGCATCGGCATCTGGAATGGATAAATATACCTCACAGTCCCAAGCCTGGAACCGCACGAAAAAAGCCCGCGTCCTCGGATTTCGTTGGTAGGCCCTTGACTTTAGTCGTTAGGCTCTCGCTGTTACTGGTGGGGATAATGCCCCCGGTTGGCGCTTTACCAACTTCCACGCCTATAAAAGTCGCCCAAGCGCCACAGGCGGTGGATTCGGTAAATCAGGGTTTGCAGATGATTCAACAGGGGAAAGTATCAGAAGCGATCGCATCCTTTCAACGCGCCACCAAACTCGATCCCAAACTGGCACCAGCGCATTACAATTTAGGACTAGCTTTGCGGCAGGCGGGACAATTGCAACCATCGGCGGATGCCTTTTACCAAGCGACACAAGCCGATCCCAAATTTGCCTTAGCTTTTGCCAATTTAGGCGCGGCGCTGCTGGAGGGCAACAATTTACAGCAGGCGGGTGATTATTTAGTACGGGCGCTGGAAATCGACCCCAAGTTGGGGGTAGCGCATTACAATCTGGGTTTGGTCAGGGAACAGCAAGGAGATTGGGAGAAAGCGATCGCATCTTTTAAAAAAGCTATGCAGTTGAGTCCAAATGCACCAGAACCTGCTTATCATTTGGGCTTATCTTATTTGCAACAAAATAAAACTAACGAAGCTAAAAAAGCATTTCAACAAGCCCTAGAAATTAGCCCCAAATACCCTGAAGCTCACTACAATCTCGGTTCAATTTTAATGAATCAAGGAAAATTAGACGAAGCTTTAAACGCTTTTCGCCAAGCAGCCGAAGCTAATTCTAATTACGCCAATGCCTACTATGCAGCAGGTTTAGTATTTTTGCGCCAAGGCAAATACAGCGATGCTCAGCAATTACTACAATACGCCAAAGACCTCTACGCTGCTCAAGGTAACACCCAGTGGGTAAGGAATTCTCAGGAATTATTGCAAAGAGCGCAAAATCCTAATTAAGGCTCACCCGGATCAATTAATTGGGTTCTTCATTACTTGGTATGCCAAACTATTAGTTTAAAGGGCTGAAAAGCCTGGAATAGAAACCTTTGGGGCTTCTTAGCGCCTCCACCGCCAAAATAATTAAAAGTAATGCCCAAAACTCCTGCTGAGTAACAGTTATGGGCATCGCAGGAGGCAGATTAGCATATCAGGTACGGAAGAGCCATTAATTGCTGCTGCGATGCACTTT from Funiculus sociatus GB2-C1 encodes:
- a CDS encoding elongation factor G — protein: MNEKVVSGTRNVAIVGPYLSGKTTLLESLLFVSGTISRKGRTVDRNTVADSSQEARDRQMSVEVCAASTEYGGVRFTFVDCPGSVEFAQETYNALIGVDAAIVVCEPHTNRVLTLAPLFKFLDDWEIPHLVFINKMDRANNNFMDVLNALKTVSSRPIVPHQYPIGQGEQLTGFIDLVSEQAYHYHPGAPADPVPMPEDLKEQEQAARTEMLEALADFDDHLLEELLEEINPPQEEIIQDLKMELGADLIVPVFLGVAEQDYGVRPLLEALLREAPDPATTAERRGIVLHADAPLAQVIKTYYTPQGGKLSLVRVWQGTLTDGIVLNGVRAGGLYRLMGQQQQTVTQAQAGEIVALGRLEAIKTGDTLTADAQLATELPKAEQTSPVYAMAIAPEKRNDEVKLSSAIGKLLEEDPSLAWEQHGDTHEVILWGQGDIHLQVALDRLRRKYNLPMTTHLPRVPYKETIRKTAPSVHGRYKHQSGGHGQFGDVYLEIKPLPRGEGFNFNQTIVGGVVPKQYIPGVEMGVREYLTHGPLGFPVVDVAVTLTNGSYHSVDSSEQAFKQAARIAMQEGMQKCEPTLLEPITSVQVCAPSEFTSKVLQLLSGRRGQILGYEAKSDWAGWDCVSAYLPQAEMHDFIVELRSLTMGVGFFHWQHDHLQEVPGKLAEKVLATNG
- a CDS encoding tetratricopeptide repeat protein, which encodes MPPVGALPTSTPIKVAQAPQAVDSVNQGLQMIQQGKVSEAIASFQRATKLDPKLAPAHYNLGLALRQAGQLQPSADAFYQATQADPKFALAFANLGAALLEGNNLQQAGDYLVRALEIDPKLGVAHYNLGLVREQQGDWEKAIASFKKAMQLSPNAPEPAYHLGLSYLQQNKTNEAKKAFQQALEISPKYPEAHYNLGSILMNQGKLDEALNAFRQAAEANSNYANAYYAAGLVFLRQGKYSDAQQLLQYAKDLYAAQGNTQWVRNSQELLQRAQNPN